A window of Theropithecus gelada isolate Dixy chromosome 14, Tgel_1.0, whole genome shotgun sequence contains these coding sequences:
- the LOC112605971 gene encoding uncharacterized protein LOC112605971, which produces MEVEMDREGLWKSLPPPPLLPTPRPWLTWTICQDRSWIFCLGHHSQSWGLERPGAVGCPVPLPITFGGSTAWWHLCNNVCVSLPPATGTGECTLFWGVSGGRPNPPFSLPLMHARSRDAPSVSGVTGTYMQTGHLSPTHLPSSTVQRKSDGGMLVVAGGQCQPPPGDPMLETLRIRLVLPRVSTGPAGVYPQVFPPPEPGVAQGTRSLEFRTQHKHKHGHKLALATATHGPPFVLHAGIFTPLPLPQPLLFIQTPVRVPPPFLSAGGPWASEQPALGTRWRTQSMSGFPGGSRLILFLVSPPPGLISLLFPVHIRVYLLSPCHRFFLSHRDASCIRGISPIINKTYIYTVCNV; this is translated from the coding sequence ATGGAAGTTGAAATGGACAGGGAGGGACTCTGGaagtctcttcctcctcctccccttctccccacccctagACCCTGGCTCACTTGGACAATCTGCCAGGACAGAAGCTGGATTTTCTGTCTAGGTCACCACTCCCAATCCTGGGGATTGGAGAGGCCTGGGGCTGTGGGATGCCCCGTCCCCCTCCCCATCACCTTTGGTGGGAGTACGGCCTGGTGGCACCTGTGCAATAATGTCTGTGTTTCTCTCCCACCTGCCACTGGAACTGGAGAATGCACTTTATTCTGGGGGGTGAGTGGGGGAAGACCCAACCCTCCTTTCTCGCTGCCCCTGATGCATGCACGGTCTCGTGATGCTCCCTCCGTCTCCGGAGTGACAGGCACATACATGCAAACAGGCCATCTCAGCCCTACACACTTACCATCCTCTACAGTGCAGAGGAAGAGTGATGGTGGCATGCTGGTGGTGGCGGGAGGACAATGCCAACCTCCTCCTGGGGATCCCATGTTGGAGACTCTAAGGATAAGGCTGGTGCTGCCCAGGGTGTCTACAGGACCTGCAGGTGTCTACCCCCAAGTCTTCCCTCCTCCCGAGCCAGGGGTGGCACAGGGCACTAGATCCCTGGAGTTCAGGACCCAACACAAGCACAAACACGGGCATAAGTTGGCCTTGGCCACTGCCACCCATGGCCCTCCTTTTGTGCTCCATGCTGGCATCTTCACTCCCCTACCCCTTCCCCAGCCACTGCTGTTCATTCAAACCCCTGTCCGTGTCCCTCCACCATTCCTATCAGCAGGTGGCCCCTGGGCATCAGAACAGCCTGCCCTGGGCACCAGGTGGCGGACACAGAGCATGTCTGGCTTTCCTGGTGGGTCCAGGCTCATTCTGTTTCTTGTTTCCCCTCCCCCAGGGCTcatttccctcctttttcctgTACACATCCGTGTCTACCTCCTCTCACCCTGCCACAGATTCTTCCTATCACACAGAGATGCCAGTTGTATTCGTGGGATTTCACCCATTATTAATAAAACCTATATTTATACAGTATGcaatgtgtaa